A segment of the Corylus avellana chromosome ca2, CavTom2PMs-1.0 genome:
ATGATAGCAGAGATCTGTAGCAATATGCCATAATATAAGACTCTGATCAAAATCAACGTCCACAATATAATGCATCAACTTGCTGCTACCCTCCGTAGtccaatcattattttgtagaacCCATTCTCCTCGGGCTGAACATATTCTCTTCGCAGTTTCAGGTTCTGCGAGCTTGGATTTCTTTTTTAGCTGAACAAAGATGAATTCCCATAGCTTTTCTTCAAATGGTTTCTTGGACACATATATAATCGAATCATAGAAATCCTTCAAGTTGAAGAGATATATCACCATACGACAAAAACAATCGAAGCAACTACGCTTCTTGTTTGGACGCTCCTTGAGACAATAATGCATCAAGTTGTATTGATTTAGATATTCAGACCACCTTCGGTGTAGGACTTGTCTAGCCCAGTACTCCAAGCAACTTGGTTTCCTTTCCCCCCAGTTTATCCTCTTGAGCTTGAGATAGTATCTGAGGAGAAAGAGGAGACATCCCTTAATAGCTTCTATGCAGAAATTTCGCCTCGGTGAGTTCTGGATGGAAGCAGCAGTCCAATCAGAGAGAGCCAGCATAAGGAGAGCAATTATATCCAAGCCTAGTGCACCAAAGAACAAGGTATAGGTAATTTCAACGTCAATCTTGCGAAAATCATGCTTATCTATTGTATAGAAGATTGAAAGGGCTGCCACAACCGCAAACCAAGATATAAACCGGACAAGGAGGTGTCCAAATATTAAATGCACCACAGCAGCCTTCGTACAGAAAACTTCATACATGAAGTTGAGTTCAACCGCTAGCACTTTAAAGGCATCTTCCGGGTTTCTTTTATGGAAAAACAGTCGGCTCTCTTCACGTACGCGGAAACTTAAGATGAGATCCACGATGAGACCCTTGAAGATTTGGAAGAAGTGATAAGCATGTTTCACCGCCTTAACGTCATCCAGTGGGCCTTCATCTACTGCCGCATAACGTTCAAATTTTGACTCTACCAATTCTATCTTAGTCGGGAGGTTGGCCTCTTTCGGCCCAGAGTATGCCTCCGTGATCTTTGCATAGTTCGGCCCTGGGTCACCAGGTGCTTTAACCATGGATTGCCTTAATTTATTCGGG
Coding sequences within it:
- the LOC132169960 gene encoding uncharacterized protein LOC132169960, whose translation is MYNSGLTGLKRLYDQWNIQGFVLLSLWLQSILILFAPLKKRTRSWIVVLLSLVAYLVADWTVSVAVGLITYSQKEIHDQHGSRKFPNDKYADILAFWAPFLLLHHLPEQDSAGLWQRQFIGLLNRVVSAFTVFSQSLPRNRLSVPTILLFVAGTLKYGERTYALLQANPNKLRQSMVKAPGDPGPNYAKITEAYSGPKEANLPTKIELVESKFERYAAVDEGPLDDVKAVKHAYHFFQIFKGLIVDLILSFRVREESRLFFHKRNPEDAFKVLAVELNFMYEVFCTKAAVVHLIFGHLLVRFISWFAVVAALSIFYTIDKHDFRKIDVEITYTLFFGALGLDIIALLMLALSDWTAASIQNSPRRNFCIEAIKGCLLFLLRYYLKLKRINWGERKPSCLEYWARQVLHRRWSEYLNQYNLMHYCLKERPNKKRSCFDCFCRMVIYLFNLKDFYDSIIYVSKKPFEEKLWEFIFVQLKKKSKLAEPETAKRICSARGEWVLQNNDWTTEGSSKLMHYIVDVDFDQSLILWHIATDLCYHKNSDTDNQRDEESYSRREFCKTLSDYMLYLLIMQPTMMSAVADIGEIRFRDTCAEAIEFFTRILLPTGENDKALAEKIAW